A region of Salvelinus alpinus chromosome 6, SLU_Salpinus.1, whole genome shotgun sequence DNA encodes the following proteins:
- the LOC139578289 gene encoding SRSF protein kinase 2-like isoform X2, producing MSSRKVMAIQARKRRPKGKKDKAAHGRRPETQQKALVSAPTPPPPPPAPPEPAVPPEPEEEILGSDDEEQEDPADYCKGGYHPVKIGDLFNGRYHVIRKLGWGHFSTVWLCWDIQVKNFVAMKVVKSAQHYTETALDEIKLLRCVRESDPSDQNKEMVVQLIDDFKISGINGIHVCMVFEVLGHHLLKWIIKSNYQGLPLPCVKSIIKQVLQGLDYLHSKCKIIHTDIKPENILMCVDDAFVRRMAVEATEWQKAGAPPPSGSAVSTAPQAKPVGKISKNKKKKLKKKQKRQTELLEIRMREIEALEREAEKQRATEGPDGEGDTHSPKHTPRNAALGPAVALGESDDDDDDDDEEDGDEEEEGETERERPTRLTNHTCAATPQEQSEVPPTPEAAAEPEGEPTPSPTPETETQNPTPTTTTPGDSNGATANPEGEGDKGEKEEVKEENDNEEVEEEDGEEEDEDEEDLVTAPAEKDEKAEPRTDEEVKGEETKEQEKDKEEEDEYDDDDDDDDDDDDDDDEDDDADETETGADDLTNTISTTMVHNNNTPKTNGHVLLGGEERDRERCPRANPPASTPSPIPLRCPLVESEISCTDRDQSSLSSSYELFNGEVVTPGLTNGAQRHRGTVPRFPDLPLDPDPGSPITVGEAGQPGSGTSPHSPTADRSRTVSSSSTGDTPKDDVVLAKAKAADLLVNPLDPRNADTLRVKIADLGNACWVHKHFTEDIQTRQYRSIEVLIGAGYSTPADIWSTACMAFELATGDYLFEPHSGEDYSRDEDHIALIMELLGKVPRKVATAGKYSREFFSKKGELRHITKLKPWSLFDVLVEKYGWAPEDAGHFTHFLLPMLEMVPEKRASAGDCLSHPWLNS from the exons gtggatACCATCCGGTGAAGATAGGGGACTTGTTCAATGGGAGGTATCATGTGATCCGCAAGCTGGGCTGGGGTCACTTCTCCACCGTATGGCTGTGCTGGGACATCCA GGTAAAGAACTTTGTGGCGATGAAGGTGGTGAAGAGTGCTCAGCATTACACAGAGACAGCCCTGGATGAGATCAAACTGCTCAGATGT GTGAGAGAGAGTGACCCCTCTGACCAAAACAAAGAAATGGTGGTTCAGCTGATAGATGACTTCAAGATCTCTGGAATCAACGGAATAC ATGTGTGTATGGTGTTTGAGGTTCTGGGACACCACCTTCTAAAGTGGATCATCAAGTCCAACTACCAGGGCCTTCCTCTTCCCTGTGTTAAGAGTATTATCAAACAG GTTCTGCAGGGCTTGGACTACCTCCACAGCAAGTGTAAGATCATCCACACAGACATCAAGCCGGAGAACATCCTGATGTGTGTGGACGATGCGTTTGTCCGCCGCATGGCCGTGGAAGCCACAGAGTGGCAGAAGGCTGGGGCGCCCCCGCCCTCTGGATCTGCAG TCAGCACAGCACCACAAGCCAAACCG gtGGGGAAGATCTCtaagaacaagaagaagaagctGAAGAAAAAACAGAAGCGTCAGACCGAGCTGTTGGAGATACGCATGCGGGAGATCGAGGCCctggagagagaggctgagaaacAGAGGGCCACAGAGGGCCCCGATGGTGAGGGGGATACACACTCCCCAAAACACACACCCCGCAACGCGGCATTGGGGCCCGCCGTCGCACTGGGCGAGAGTGATGACGACGACGATGATGACGATGAAGAGGATGGAGAcgaggaggaagaaggagagacagagagggagaggccaacCAGGCTAACCAATCACACCT GTGCAGCCACACCTCAGGAGCAGTCAGAGGTGCCCCCCACCCCAGAGGCAGCAGCAGAGCCAGAGGGGGAGCCCACCCCCAGCCCTaccccagagacagagacacagaaccccacacccaccaccactacacctgggGATAGCAACGGAGCTACCGCAAatccagagggagagggggacaagggggagaaagaggaggttaAGGAAGAGAATGAcaatgaggaggtggaggaggaagatggggaagaagaggatgaggatgAAGAGGACTTGGTTACAGCTCCTGCCGAAAAAGATGAGAAAGCGGAACCAAGAACAGATGAGGAGGTGAAGGGTGAGGAGACCAAGGAGCAGGAAAAGGacaaagaggaagaggatgagtaCGATGATGACGATGACGACGACgacgatgatgatgacgatgatgatgaagaCGACGATGCTGATGAAACAGAAACGGGCGCTGACGACCTCACTAACACCATCTCCACCACCAtggtacacaacaacaacaccccCAAAACCAATGGCCATGTCCTCctagggggtgaggagagggacagggagagatgtCCCAGAGCCAACCCCCCAGCCtctaccccctcacccatccctctgcgcTGCCCCCTGGTAGAGTCAGAGATCAGCTGCACGGATAGGGATCAAAGCTCCCTCAGCTCCTCCTACGAGCTCTTCAATGGCGAGGTGGTCACGCCAGGCCTGACCAACGGGGCGCAGCGCCACAGGGGCACGGTGCCACGCTTCCCCGACCTGCCTCTGGACCCTGACCCGGGTAGCCCCATCACAGTGGGCGAAGCTGGTCAACCGGGATCCGGGACTTCCCCTCACAGCCCCACTGCAGACCGCAGTCGTACTGTGTCGTCCTCAAGCACTGGGGACACGCCTAAAG ATGATGTAGTTCTAGCCAAGGCCAAAGCAGCAGACCTCCTGGTCAACCCCCTGGACCCTCGCAACGCTGACACACTCCGAGTCAAGATAGCTGACCTGGGCAACGCCTGCTGGGTg CACAAGCACTTCACAGAGGATATTCAAACCAGACAGTACCGCTCCATAGAGGTCCTGATAGGAGCTGGGTACAGCACTCCTGCTGACATCTGGAGCACCGCCTGCATG GCATTTGAGCTGGCAACAGGAGACTACCTGTTTGAGCCCCACTCTGGGGAGGACTACTCCAGGGATGAGG ATCACATCGCTCTGATCATGGAGCTATTGGGGAAGGTTCCACGCAAAGTGGCCACCGCCGGGAAGTACAGCCGAGAGTTTTTCTCCAAGAAAG GTGAACTGAGGCACATCACCAAGCTGAAGCCCTGGTCTCTGTTTGATGTGTTGGTGGAGAAGTACGGCTGGGCACCAGAGGACGCCGGCCACTTCACCCACTTCCTGCTGCCCATGCTGGAGATGGTCCCAGAGAAGAGGGCGTCAGCCGGGGACTGCCTCAGCCACCCCTGGCTCAACTCGTAG
- the LOC139578289 gene encoding SRSF protein kinase 2-like isoform X1 — protein sequence MSSRKVMAIQARKRRPKGKKDKAAHGRRPETQQKALVSAPTPPPPPPAPPEPAVPPEPEEEILGSDDEEQEDPADYCKGGYHPVKIGDLFNGRYHVIRKLGWGHFSTVWLCWDIQVKNFVAMKVVKSAQHYTETALDEIKLLRCVRESDPSDQNKEMVVQLIDDFKISGINGIHVCMVFEVLGHHLLKWIIKSNYQGLPLPCVKSIIKQVLQGLDYLHSKCKIIHTDIKPENILMCVDDAFVRRMAVEATEWQKAGAPPPSGSAVSTAPQAKPVGKISKNKKKKLKKKQKRQTELLEIRMREIEALEREAEKQRATEGPDGEGDTHSPKHTPRNAALGPAVALGESDDDDDDDDEEDGDEEEEGETERERPTRLTNHTCAATPQEQSEVPPTPEAAAEPEGEPTPSPTPETETQNPTPTTTTPGDSNGATANPEGEGDKGEKEEVKEENDNEEVEEEDGEEEDEDEEDLVTAPAEKDEKAEPRTDEEVKGEETKEQEKDKEEEDEYDDDDDDDDDDDDDDDEDDDADETETGADDLTNTISTTMVHNNNTPKTNGHVLLGGEERDRERCPRANPPASTPSPIPLRCPLVESEISCTDRDQSSLSSSYELFNGEVVTPGLTNGAQRHRGTVPRFPDLPLDPDPGSPITVGEAGQPGSGTSPHSPTADRSRTVSSSSTGDTPKDDVVLAKAKAADLLVNPLDPRNADTLRVKIADLGNACWVHKHFTEDIQTRQYRSIEVLIGAGYSTPADIWSTACMAFELATGDYLFEPHSGEDYSRDEDHIAHIIELLGIIPRHFALSGKYSREFFNRRGELRHITKLKPWSLFDVLVEKYGWAPEDAGHFTHFLLPMLEMVPEKRASAGDCLSHPWLNS from the exons gtggatACCATCCGGTGAAGATAGGGGACTTGTTCAATGGGAGGTATCATGTGATCCGCAAGCTGGGCTGGGGTCACTTCTCCACCGTATGGCTGTGCTGGGACATCCA GGTAAAGAACTTTGTGGCGATGAAGGTGGTGAAGAGTGCTCAGCATTACACAGAGACAGCCCTGGATGAGATCAAACTGCTCAGATGT GTGAGAGAGAGTGACCCCTCTGACCAAAACAAAGAAATGGTGGTTCAGCTGATAGATGACTTCAAGATCTCTGGAATCAACGGAATAC ATGTGTGTATGGTGTTTGAGGTTCTGGGACACCACCTTCTAAAGTGGATCATCAAGTCCAACTACCAGGGCCTTCCTCTTCCCTGTGTTAAGAGTATTATCAAACAG GTTCTGCAGGGCTTGGACTACCTCCACAGCAAGTGTAAGATCATCCACACAGACATCAAGCCGGAGAACATCCTGATGTGTGTGGACGATGCGTTTGTCCGCCGCATGGCCGTGGAAGCCACAGAGTGGCAGAAGGCTGGGGCGCCCCCGCCCTCTGGATCTGCAG TCAGCACAGCACCACAAGCCAAACCG gtGGGGAAGATCTCtaagaacaagaagaagaagctGAAGAAAAAACAGAAGCGTCAGACCGAGCTGTTGGAGATACGCATGCGGGAGATCGAGGCCctggagagagaggctgagaaacAGAGGGCCACAGAGGGCCCCGATGGTGAGGGGGATACACACTCCCCAAAACACACACCCCGCAACGCGGCATTGGGGCCCGCCGTCGCACTGGGCGAGAGTGATGACGACGACGATGATGACGATGAAGAGGATGGAGAcgaggaggaagaaggagagacagagagggagaggccaacCAGGCTAACCAATCACACCT GTGCAGCCACACCTCAGGAGCAGTCAGAGGTGCCCCCCACCCCAGAGGCAGCAGCAGAGCCAGAGGGGGAGCCCACCCCCAGCCCTaccccagagacagagacacagaaccccacacccaccaccactacacctgggGATAGCAACGGAGCTACCGCAAatccagagggagagggggacaagggggagaaagaggaggttaAGGAAGAGAATGAcaatgaggaggtggaggaggaagatggggaagaagaggatgaggatgAAGAGGACTTGGTTACAGCTCCTGCCGAAAAAGATGAGAAAGCGGAACCAAGAACAGATGAGGAGGTGAAGGGTGAGGAGACCAAGGAGCAGGAAAAGGacaaagaggaagaggatgagtaCGATGATGACGATGACGACGACgacgatgatgatgacgatgatgatgaagaCGACGATGCTGATGAAACAGAAACGGGCGCTGACGACCTCACTAACACCATCTCCACCACCAtggtacacaacaacaacaccccCAAAACCAATGGCCATGTCCTCctagggggtgaggagagggacagggagagatgtCCCAGAGCCAACCCCCCAGCCtctaccccctcacccatccctctgcgcTGCCCCCTGGTAGAGTCAGAGATCAGCTGCACGGATAGGGATCAAAGCTCCCTCAGCTCCTCCTACGAGCTCTTCAATGGCGAGGTGGTCACGCCAGGCCTGACCAACGGGGCGCAGCGCCACAGGGGCACGGTGCCACGCTTCCCCGACCTGCCTCTGGACCCTGACCCGGGTAGCCCCATCACAGTGGGCGAAGCTGGTCAACCGGGATCCGGGACTTCCCCTCACAGCCCCACTGCAGACCGCAGTCGTACTGTGTCGTCCTCAAGCACTGGGGACACGCCTAAAG ATGATGTAGTTCTAGCCAAGGCCAAAGCAGCAGACCTCCTGGTCAACCCCCTGGACCCTCGCAACGCTGACACACTCCGAGTCAAGATAGCTGACCTGGGCAACGCCTGCTGGGTg CACAAGCACTTCACAGAGGATATTCAAACCAGACAGTACCGCTCCATAGAGGTCCTGATAGGAGCTGGGTACAGCACTCCTGCTGACATCTGGAGCACCGCCTGCATG GCATTTGAGCTGGCAACAGGAGACTACCTGTTTGAGCCCCACTCTGGGGAGGACTACTCCAGGGATGAGG aCCATATAGCCCACATCATTGAGCTGCTGGGCATTATTCCACGGCACTTTGCACTCTCCGGAAAATATTCCCGGGAGTTCTTCAACCGAAGAG GTGAACTGAGGCACATCACCAAGCTGAAGCCCTGGTCTCTGTTTGATGTGTTGGTGGAGAAGTACGGCTGGGCACCAGAGGACGCCGGCCACTTCACCCACTTCCTGCTGCCCATGCTGGAGATGGTCCCAGAGAAGAGGGCGTCAGCCGGGGACTGCCTCAGCCACCCCTGGCTCAACTCGTAG
- the LOC139578289 gene encoding SRSF protein kinase 2-like isoform X3, producing the protein MSMNSEKSSSPERPETQQKALVSAPTPPPPPPAPPEPAVPPEPEEEILGSDDEEQEDPADYCKGGYHPVKIGDLFNGRYHVIRKLGWGHFSTVWLCWDIQVKNFVAMKVVKSAQHYTETALDEIKLLRCVRESDPSDQNKEMVVQLIDDFKISGINGIHVCMVFEVLGHHLLKWIIKSNYQGLPLPCVKSIIKQVLQGLDYLHSKCKIIHTDIKPENILMCVDDAFVRRMAVEATEWQKAGAPPPSGSAVSTAPQAKPVGKISKNKKKKLKKKQKRQTELLEIRMREIEALEREAEKQRATEGPDGEGDTHSPKHTPRNAALGPAVALGESDDDDDDDDEEDGDEEEEGETERERPTRLTNHTCAATPQEQSEVPPTPEAAAEPEGEPTPSPTPETETQNPTPTTTTPGDSNGATANPEGEGDKGEKEEVKEENDNEEVEEEDGEEEDEDEEDLVTAPAEKDEKAEPRTDEEVKGEETKEQEKDKEEEDEYDDDDDDDDDDDDDDDEDDDADETETGADDLTNTISTTMVHNNNTPKTNGHVLLGGEERDRERCPRANPPASTPSPIPLRCPLVESEISCTDRDQSSLSSSYELFNGEVVTPGLTNGAQRHRGTVPRFPDLPLDPDPGSPITVGEAGQPGSGTSPHSPTADRSRTVSSSSTGDTPKDDVVLAKAKAADLLVNPLDPRNADTLRVKIADLGNACWVHKHFTEDIQTRQYRSIEVLIGAGYSTPADIWSTACMAFELATGDYLFEPHSGEDYSRDEDHIAHIIELLGIIPRHFALSGKYSREFFNRRGELRHITKLKPWSLFDVLVEKYGWAPEDAGHFTHFLLPMLEMVPEKRASAGDCLSHPWLNS; encoded by the exons gtggatACCATCCGGTGAAGATAGGGGACTTGTTCAATGGGAGGTATCATGTGATCCGCAAGCTGGGCTGGGGTCACTTCTCCACCGTATGGCTGTGCTGGGACATCCA GGTAAAGAACTTTGTGGCGATGAAGGTGGTGAAGAGTGCTCAGCATTACACAGAGACAGCCCTGGATGAGATCAAACTGCTCAGATGT GTGAGAGAGAGTGACCCCTCTGACCAAAACAAAGAAATGGTGGTTCAGCTGATAGATGACTTCAAGATCTCTGGAATCAACGGAATAC ATGTGTGTATGGTGTTTGAGGTTCTGGGACACCACCTTCTAAAGTGGATCATCAAGTCCAACTACCAGGGCCTTCCTCTTCCCTGTGTTAAGAGTATTATCAAACAG GTTCTGCAGGGCTTGGACTACCTCCACAGCAAGTGTAAGATCATCCACACAGACATCAAGCCGGAGAACATCCTGATGTGTGTGGACGATGCGTTTGTCCGCCGCATGGCCGTGGAAGCCACAGAGTGGCAGAAGGCTGGGGCGCCCCCGCCCTCTGGATCTGCAG TCAGCACAGCACCACAAGCCAAACCG gtGGGGAAGATCTCtaagaacaagaagaagaagctGAAGAAAAAACAGAAGCGTCAGACCGAGCTGTTGGAGATACGCATGCGGGAGATCGAGGCCctggagagagaggctgagaaacAGAGGGCCACAGAGGGCCCCGATGGTGAGGGGGATACACACTCCCCAAAACACACACCCCGCAACGCGGCATTGGGGCCCGCCGTCGCACTGGGCGAGAGTGATGACGACGACGATGATGACGATGAAGAGGATGGAGAcgaggaggaagaaggagagacagagagggagaggccaacCAGGCTAACCAATCACACCT GTGCAGCCACACCTCAGGAGCAGTCAGAGGTGCCCCCCACCCCAGAGGCAGCAGCAGAGCCAGAGGGGGAGCCCACCCCCAGCCCTaccccagagacagagacacagaaccccacacccaccaccactacacctgggGATAGCAACGGAGCTACCGCAAatccagagggagagggggacaagggggagaaagaggaggttaAGGAAGAGAATGAcaatgaggaggtggaggaggaagatggggaagaagaggatgaggatgAAGAGGACTTGGTTACAGCTCCTGCCGAAAAAGATGAGAAAGCGGAACCAAGAACAGATGAGGAGGTGAAGGGTGAGGAGACCAAGGAGCAGGAAAAGGacaaagaggaagaggatgagtaCGATGATGACGATGACGACGACgacgatgatgatgacgatgatgatgaagaCGACGATGCTGATGAAACAGAAACGGGCGCTGACGACCTCACTAACACCATCTCCACCACCAtggtacacaacaacaacaccccCAAAACCAATGGCCATGTCCTCctagggggtgaggagagggacagggagagatgtCCCAGAGCCAACCCCCCAGCCtctaccccctcacccatccctctgcgcTGCCCCCTGGTAGAGTCAGAGATCAGCTGCACGGATAGGGATCAAAGCTCCCTCAGCTCCTCCTACGAGCTCTTCAATGGCGAGGTGGTCACGCCAGGCCTGACCAACGGGGCGCAGCGCCACAGGGGCACGGTGCCACGCTTCCCCGACCTGCCTCTGGACCCTGACCCGGGTAGCCCCATCACAGTGGGCGAAGCTGGTCAACCGGGATCCGGGACTTCCCCTCACAGCCCCACTGCAGACCGCAGTCGTACTGTGTCGTCCTCAAGCACTGGGGACACGCCTAAAG ATGATGTAGTTCTAGCCAAGGCCAAAGCAGCAGACCTCCTGGTCAACCCCCTGGACCCTCGCAACGCTGACACACTCCGAGTCAAGATAGCTGACCTGGGCAACGCCTGCTGGGTg CACAAGCACTTCACAGAGGATATTCAAACCAGACAGTACCGCTCCATAGAGGTCCTGATAGGAGCTGGGTACAGCACTCCTGCTGACATCTGGAGCACCGCCTGCATG GCATTTGAGCTGGCAACAGGAGACTACCTGTTTGAGCCCCACTCTGGGGAGGACTACTCCAGGGATGAGG aCCATATAGCCCACATCATTGAGCTGCTGGGCATTATTCCACGGCACTTTGCACTCTCCGGAAAATATTCCCGGGAGTTCTTCAACCGAAGAG GTGAACTGAGGCACATCACCAAGCTGAAGCCCTGGTCTCTGTTTGATGTGTTGGTGGAGAAGTACGGCTGGGCACCAGAGGACGCCGGCCACTTCACCCACTTCCTGCTGCCCATGCTGGAGATGGTCCCAGAGAAGAGGGCGTCAGCCGGGGACTGCCTCAGCCACCCCTGGCTCAACTCGTAG